The Bacteroides acidifaciens genome includes a region encoding these proteins:
- a CDS encoding DUF4248 domain-containing protein, whose protein sequence is MHNFIASKNKLNHPINESKIRKLPEQEEEKVFQYRSYGKGELAALYLPYIKQQSAVARFNEWIDTAPGLKERLLATGMNPRSRRYTPAQVRLIVKVLEKP, encoded by the coding sequence ATGCATAACTTTATAGCTAGTAAAAACAAACTCAACCACCCCATCAATGAAAGCAAAATCCGAAAACTTCCCGAACAGGAAGAAGAAAAAGTATTCCAATACCGCAGCTACGGAAAAGGCGAGCTTGCCGCATTATATCTCCCCTACATCAAGCAGCAGAGCGCAGTAGCCCGATTCAACGAATGGATAGACACTGCACCGGGACTGAAAGAGCGTCTGCTCGCCACCGGCATGAATCCCCGAAGCAGACGCTACACTCCCGCACAGGTACGGCTCATCGTAAAAGTGCTCGAAAAGCCTTAA
- a CDS encoding Rpn family recombination-promoting nuclease/putative transposase, producing the protein MGKFINPFTDVGFKKIFGQEITKDLLIDFLNGLLVNEKSITDITFLDKELLPEYMGDRGVIYDIYCTTESGEQFIVEMQNKQQTNFKERALFYLSHTVARQGERGAHWQFDLKAVYGVFFLNFCLADAPHKLRTDVVLADRDTHETFSDKLRFIFIELPSFHKEESECETDFERWIYVLKNMDTLKRMPFKARKSVFEKLEKIVDIASLTKEERMKYDESIKVFRDQLATISFAEEKGWRKGLERGMEEGLEKGMKEKSREIARNLKKLGVPTDTISQASGLSVEEIENI; encoded by the coding sequence ATGGGAAAATTTATCAATCCGTTTACGGACGTAGGTTTTAAAAAGATATTCGGGCAGGAAATTACAAAAGACTTGCTGATTGATTTCTTGAACGGCCTGCTTGTAAACGAGAAGAGTATCACGGATATCACTTTTTTGGATAAGGAGTTACTTCCTGAATACATGGGCGACCGTGGAGTTATTTACGATATTTATTGTACGACAGAGAGTGGTGAGCAGTTTATTGTGGAGATGCAGAACAAGCAGCAGACGAATTTTAAGGAGCGGGCTCTTTTTTATTTATCGCATACTGTTGCCCGGCAAGGAGAGCGGGGCGCTCATTGGCAGTTTGATTTGAAAGCGGTGTATGGCGTGTTTTTCCTGAACTTCTGTCTGGCAGACGCTCCGCACAAACTTCGGACGGACGTGGTGTTGGCCGACCGTGATACGCATGAAACATTTTCGGATAAGTTACGTTTTATCTTTATCGAGCTTCCTTCTTTTCACAAAGAGGAATCGGAATGTGAAACTGATTTTGAACGTTGGATTTATGTATTGAAGAATATGGACACATTGAAAAGAATGCCTTTCAAGGCACGAAAATCTGTCTTCGAAAAGTTGGAGAAGATTGTGGACATTGCTTCCCTGACTAAAGAAGAACGCATGAAATACGATGAGAGTATCAAAGTGTTTCGTGACCAACTGGCTACCATCTCGTTTGCGGAAGAAAAAGGCTGGCGAAAAGGACTGGAGAGAGGGATGGAAGAAGGTCTGGAGAAAGGGATGAAGGAAAAGAGCAGGGAAATTGCCCGTAACCTTAAGAAATTAGGGGTTCCCACCGATACTATCTCTCAGGCTTCCGGACTTTCCGTAGAAGAAATTGAAAATATCTGA